One window of the Micromonas commoda chromosome 9, complete sequence genome contains the following:
- a CDS encoding predicted protein, which yields MSDGKSEPLADVSNASAPPAAAAAPAKALEVPPAPASDRSRPTDGSPPASKRAKKAAANVEDAPKPLSVPLPESLGDWKEYAESELRQLHGFRRQNLLDWFHVKGAINCCVVSCPVAKLRAEIRALRDNGVYGSSMVPYLQILRTIFDTAEDYVDEVETEPVELFSESEDESDEESDDDESDDEESDADDESDDESDADDDTDDDRAASDEDEEGEGAGKVEAVGAPSASARRTQPSLPSSAKPRKGHSGGGPKGTPGEPSAYQVEMRKRYNQFARFLGSYFASERVEQASVSALLRHDGASEFKDEEVVAFLDMMTRENKVMLSDGTVWII from the coding sequence ATGTCGGACGGCAAATCCGAGCCTCTGGCGGACGTCAGCAACGcttcggcaccccccgcggccgcggccgcacCCGCCAAGGCCCTCGAGGTTCCCccggctcccgcgtcggATCGATCGAGGCCCACCGACgggtccccgcccgcgagcaagcgcgccaagaaggccgccgccaacgtCGAGGACGCTCCAAAGCCCCTCAGCGTGCCCTTGCCGGAGTCCCTCGGAGATTGGAAGGAGTACGCGGAGAGCGAGCTGAGGCAGCTTCACGGGTTTCGTCGCCAGAACCTGCTCGACTGGTTCCACGTCAAGGGCGCCATCAACTGCTGCGTGGTGTCGTGCCCGGTGGCCAAGTTACGCGCGGAGATTCGCGCGCTGAGGGACAACGGCGTGTACGGTAGCAGCATGGTGCCGTACTTACAGATCCTGCGGACGATATTCGACACCGCGGAGGACTACGTGGACGAGGTCGAGACCGAGCCCGTGGAGCTCTTCTCGGAATCCGAAGACGAGAGCGACGAagagagcgacgacgacgagagcgacgacgaagagagcgacgccgacgacgagagcgacgacgagagcgacgccgacgacgatacCGATGACGACCGCGCAGCaagcgacgaggacgaggagggcgagggagCGGGGAAGGTCGAGGCGGTCggagcgccgtcggcgtcggcgagacgGACGCAGCCGTCATTGCCATCATCGGCCAAACCCAGGAAGGGGcacagcggcggcggacccaAGGGCACACCTGGCGAGCCGTCCGCGTACCAGGTGGAGATGCGCAAGCGGTACAACCAGTTCGCCAGGTTTCTCGGATCCTACTTCGCgtccgagcgcgtcgagcaggcgtcggtgagcgcgctCCTGAggcacgacggcgcgtcggaattcaaggacgaggaggtggtcgCGTTCCTCGACATGATGACACGGGAGAACAAGGTGATGCTGTCGGACGGGACGGTCTGGATCATATAG
- a CDS encoding predicted protein: MATRKRGRAVVLVAIIALVCTASTSVRAEEDEFGADYDDGPSSSAPPPSSSGATEMTGDELAGSIHSGADVVPHLVKFYAPWCSKCRQMSGDFDAAADRLTRGVNAGTNKFVVASVAEASTGARKLFEDLEIKAYPHVAMFYKGKVFTHAGKDRTSRAFVAFAEAEFAKYPSREFVTSLDAYDGEHVTIGLAPKPWHREHVDRALMFIMYMRDDLRGAMFDHSAACVALFFTGLIVGTVALTLTDLVAERLGVPRRGETWDDFKRRTDWEAHREAEKRKAAKKEAKAE; this comes from the coding sequence ATGGCGACGCGCAaacgcggccgcgcggtggtcctcgtcgcgatcATCGCGCTCGTATGCACCGCCTCAACCTctgtccgcgccgaggaagacGAGTTCGGCGCAGATTACGATGACGGCCCGTCGTCATCagccccgcccccgtcgtcgtcgggcgcgacggagatgaccggcgacgagctcgccggcaGCATTCACAGCGGGGCCGACGTCGTGCCGCACCTCGTCAAGTTTTACGCGCCGTGGTGCTCGAAGTGCCGGCAGATGTCCGGTGActtcgacgcggccgcggaccGTTTGACCCGCGGCGTCAACGCGGGCACCAACaagttcgtcgtcgcgtccgtcgccgaggcgtccaccggcgcgcgcaAGCTGTTCGAGGACCTCGAGATCAAGGCGTACCCGCACGTCGCGATGTTCTACAAGGGGAAGGTGTTCACGCACGCGGGAAAGGACAGGACGTCCAGGGCGTTCGTGGCGTTTGCGGAGGCGGAATTCGCAAAGTACCCGTCGAGGGAGTTTGTCACCTCGCTGGACGcgtacgacggcgagcacgtCACCATCGGACTCGCGCCCAAGCCGTGGCACAGGGAACACGTGGACCGAGCCCTGATGTTCATCATGTACATGCGAGACGACCTGAGGGGGGCGATGTTCGATcacagcgccgcgtgcgtcgcgctgtTCTTCACCGGCCTCATCGTGGGCACCGTCGCGCTGACGCTGACGGACCTGGTCGCCGAGCGATTGGGggtgccgcgccgcggggagaCGTGGGACGACTTCAAGCGGCGGACGGACTGGGAGGCGCACAGGGAGGCGGAAAAGAGAAAGGctgcgaagaaggaggcAAAGGCGGAGTGA
- a CDS encoding predicted protein, with the protein MVNVHDSQTSRPIHAAAIRPAPANATRREDASSSSSFVCVTASWDGVAKVHAVTRAHGGRPATIRTASTCRGHSTGLYACEFSSLAFGGLLGTVSGDGTCRLWQDRDGNLTYECVGVLEGHRDEVNGLAFAPNAPLLATASDDGTAVVWDLNGGTLTGHGDDVVGVCFHPRDSRVLATGSDDGTVRVWDTRGTCDGGVVTTLTLHGSRETKRIAFSPNGAMLAAGGADGTCAVVDASTWERIATLAGHTDTVFDVAWSPDAKSIVTASHDASWRVWSV; encoded by the exons ATGGTGAACGTCCACGACTCGCAGACGTCTCGGCCGATCCACGCGGCGGCTATccgaccggcgccggcgaatGCGACCCGGCGAGaagacgcgtcgtcgtcgtcgtcgttcgtgtGCGTCACCGCGTCTTGGGACGGCGTGGCCAAGGTGCACGCGGTGACTCGTGCACACGGCGGGCGGCCTGCGACGAtacggacggcgtcgacgtgccgGGGGCACTCGACGGGGCTCTACGCGTGCGAGttctcgtccctcgcgttTGGTGGACTCCTCGGAaccgtctccggcgacggcacgtGCCGACTCTGGCAGGATCGCGACGGAAACCTGACGTACGAATGCGTCGGGGTGCTGGAGGGCCATCGCGACGAGGTCAACGggctcgcgttcgcgcccaaCGCGCCGCTTTTGGCTAcggcgtccgacgacggcacggCCGTCGTCTGGGATTTAAACGGCGG GACGCTGACGggtcacggcgacgacgtggtcgGCGTCTGCTTCCAcccgcgcgactcgcgcgtgctcgccacgggatccgacgacggcacggTTCGCGTCTGGGACACGCGGGGCAcgtgcgacggcggcgtcgtgacGACGCTGACGCTGCACGGGAGCCGGGAGACGAAACGGATCGCGTTTTCTCCAAACGGAgcgatgctcgccgcggggggcgcggacgggacgtgcgcggtcgtggacgcgtccacgTGGGAGAGGATCGCCACGCTGGCGGGCCACACGGACACGGTGTTCGACGTGGCGTGGTCGCCGGACGCCAAGTCGATCGTGACCGCGTCGCACGACGCGTCCTGGCGCGTGTGGTCGGTGTAG
- a CDS encoding predicted protein codes for MIAATQMNARIAPACARRAAPCRAHNKAVPVRGKAKIPTKTSAMVSGGRAPRGCVSTRAAGDDDGAEASTSEKQEEKFDLELAFANLAARYDWLSAGIGALMGTSYGVVRGQPVSQALGITVCATVVALAIDEMLKDNNI; via the coding sequence ATGATCGCCGCGACCCAGATGAACGcccgcatcgcgcccgcgtgcgccaggcgcgccgccccatGCCGCGCCCACAACAAggccgtccccgtccgcggCAAGGCGAAGATCCCGACGAAAACATCCGCGATGGTCTcgggaggacgcgcgccCCGAGGGTGCGtctccacgcgcgccgcgggcgacgacgacggcgcggaggcgtccacgtccgagAAACAGGAGGAAAAGTTCGATCTCGAGCTCGCGttcgccaacctcgcggcgaggtacgaCTGGCTCAGCGCGGGCATCGGAGCGCTCATGGGGACGAGCTACGGCGTGGTGCGGGGGCAGCCCGTGTCGCAGGCGCTGGGGATCACGGTTTGCGCCACGGTGGTGGCTCTCGCCATCGATGAGATGCTCAAGGACAACAACATCTAA
- a CDS encoding predicted protein, translated as MSNASYDADWRLCMRDLAYMLEWEQPPPEPVVDADGVPTPDQPPPPGPEYDEETGEELPPTLPEREPTEWVRGYVRYVQIFRRLERAYDQMSHPQKRVEVKKALEATIGRCLELRHWVMKKFARELDHVSLDEVLQDMNLPYNAMEIPVPRYFVDDRRHELGARAKFLEALIHKFETTKPELGKPNVFVGRVNWTKPVPEYLTRDVFAPPPLSAEEAEAKRIEDERIAEEYRSDLEERVNILAATKTKDQIATIIQKYTRGWLARREYDRLMDEELVFLGMKPAPRPEDPRDDPILRDLANNVERKKMQYANQAEYLAAYENLKDRVKERHGQEMREEVQDKINSWFLENRDPETGEFPDFPDIESGGSRDILNPPPKEDDDADLDPKAAKAKADAEKKKKAEEEKKKKEAAKKKGKGGDDKPKPKCPAKFINPLRDAIDSFNRTWSKVHDTGLEGGNFDQRFISSEVEEELKPVVFEEVRKEVDEEMRLLLENLREMVAAERAAKAGPAKKGKGKKGGKGGKGEKKKGGDGKKKEKGGGGGGGKAGGKAGGKKGKDLTADRTIESLYAELVELGIVQPVPPEHTLDAYAGDINILGATLERNKYFPDPSMAQVRQMVTELAILPLGASGETVHSAIPGHCKTLLLYGCKDTGKTALAHAIANHTGAIFFNLSPRNTDGKYPGKKETTLMIHMVFKVARTMQPAVIYIDELEKVFLSDKKKLREYKSKELFNRIKKDLLKEVKGMKKGERVMIVGCSSEPYLCVKKDQRGFMKEVSRFVYCPVPDDLSRRRVWEKCVERRVAETVAAGLVWPEPEDADREADGAEADGSAEEPDAKADGSAEAAADGAEEPEVAADDAPAAPEDAPDAPPAEEGEEGEPAADTEGEAEDAPAADAPGSGESPPGESPPAEDPEIAEPEIVRPYSLPRDFDMYMLCACTVGYPSGAIDMACRAALNPARVARLVKAGEELTVDELLDKIQLLDKVSELDEAKMKDWTSKLPARVKLEKALKKEANGGEEEAPAKKKK; from the exons ATGTCGAACGC CTCGTACGACGCCGACTGGCGCCTGTGCATGAGGGACCTCGCGTACATGCTCGAGTGGGAGCAACCCCCGCCCGAAcccgtcgtggacgccgacggcgtacCCACGCCCGACCAGCCCCCGCCCCCAGGCCCAGAGTACGACGAGGAGACCGGCGAGGAACTACCCCCGACGCTTCCCGAGCGCGAACCGACGGAGTGGGTGCGGGGGTACGTGCGGTACGTCCAGATCTTCCGAAGGCTGGAGCGCGCGTACGACCAGATGAGCCACCCGCAgaagcgcgtcgaggtcaaGAAGGCTCTGGAGGCGACCATCGGCCGATGCCTCGAGCTCAGGCACTGGGTCATGAAGAAGTTCGCGCGAGAGTTGGACCACGTGTCGTTGGACGAGGTGCTGCAGGACATGAACCTGCCGTACAACGCGATGGAGATACCGGTACCCAGGTACTTCGTGGACGACAGGCggcacgagctcggcgcccgcgccaagTTCCTCGAGGCTCTGATCCACAAGTTTGAGACGACAAAGCCAGAGCTCGGCAAACCCAACGTCTTCGTGGGGAGGGTCAACTGGACCAAACCGGTGCCCGAGTACCTCACCCGCGATGTGTTCGCTCCGCCCCCGctgtccgcggaggaggccgaggcgaagcGCATAGAAgacgagcgcatcgccgaggagTACAGGAGCGATTTGGAGGAGAGGGTCAACATCTTGGCGGCGACAAAGACCAAGGACCAGATCGCGACCATCATACAAAAGTACACCAGGGGGTggctggcgcggcgcgagtaCGACCGGTTGAtggacgaggagctcgtgtTTTTGGGCATgaaacccgcgccgcggccggagGACCCGCGCGATGACCCAATTCTCAGAGACCTGGCCAACAACGTCGAGCGCAAAAAGATGCAATACGCCAACCAGGCTGAgtacctcgccgcgtacgaaAACTTGAAGGACCGGGTGAAGGAGAGGCACGGTCAGGAGATGCGGGAGGAGGTCCAGGATAAGATCAACTCGTGGTTCCTGGAGAACAGGGACCCGGAGACTGGCGAGTTTCCGGATTTCCCCGACATCGAATCCGGCGGAAGCAGGGACATTCTCAACCCGCCGCCAaaggaggatgacgacgccgacctcgaccccaaggctgcgaaggccaaggccgacgccgagaagaagaaaaaggcggaggaggagaagaaaaagaaggaggcggccaagaagaagggcaaggGCGGGGACGACAAACCAAAGCCCAAGTGCCCGGCCAAGTTTATCAAccccctccgcgacgccatcgactcGTTCAACCGCACCTGGTCCAAGGTTCACGACACGGGGCTGGAGGGCGGCAACTTCGACCAACGGTTCATATCATCCGAGGTtgaggaggagctcaagccGGTGGTGTTCGAGGAGGTGCGGAaggaggttgacgaggaGATGAGGCTGCTGTTGGAGAACCTTCGCGAGATGGTGGCGGCTGAacgcgccgccaaggctggtCCCGCCAAGAAGGGCAAGGGAAAGAAGGGAGGCAAGGGTGGAAAgggcgagaagaagaagggcggcgacggtaagaagaaggagaagggcggcggcggcggcggtggcaaGGCGGGTGGCAAGGCGGGTGGCAAGAAAGGAAAGGATCTCACCGCGGATCGAACAATCGAGAGCCTCTACGCCGAGCTGGTGGAGCTGGGCATTGTGCAGCCGGTGCCTCCCGAGCACACGCTGGATGCGTACGCGGGGGATATCAACATCCTGGGCGCCACTCTCGAGCGGAACAAGTACTTCCCGGATCCGTCCATGGCGCAGGTACGTCAGATGGTGACCGAGCTCGCCATTTTACCCCTCGGTGCGAGCGGCGAGACGGTGCACTCCGCCATACCGGGCCACTGCAAGACCCTGCTCCTGTACGGCTGCAAGGACACGGGCAAAACGGCGTTGGCGCACGCCATCGCCAACCACACCGGCGCCATATTCTTCAACCTCTCACCCCGAAACACCGACGGCAAATACCCCGGCAAGAAGGAGACCACGTTGATGATCCACATGGTGTTCAAGGTTGCGCGGACGATGCAACCCGCGGTGATATacatcgacgagctcgagaaggtTTTCCTCTCCGACAAGAAGAAGCTCAGGGAGTACAAGAGCAAGGAGCTGTTCAACCGGATCAAGAAGGATCTGCTGAAGGAGGTCAAGGGCATGAAGAAGGGTGAGCGGGTGATGATCGTCGGGTGCTCCTCGGAGCCGTACCTGTGCGTCAAGAAGGACCAGAGGGGTTTCATGAAGGAGGTGAGCCGATTCGTGTACTGCCCTGTGCCCGACGATTTGTCGAGAAGGCGCGTCTGGGAGAAGTGCGTGGAACGGAGGGTCGCCgagaccgtcgccgccgggctcgtgtggcccgagcccgaggacgcggaccgGGAGGctgacggcgccgaggctgacgggagcgccgaggagcccgacgccaaggctgacgggagcgccgaggcggcggctgacggcgccgaggagcccgaggtggcggctgacgacgcccccgccgctcccgaggACGCACCGGACGCGCCACCCGCCGAGgaaggcgaggagggcgagccCGCGGCTGACACCGAGGGTGaggccgaggacgcgccagccgcggacgcgccaggatccggtgagtcaccgcccggtgagtcaccacCCGCCGAGGATCCGGAGATTGCCGAGCCGGAGATTGTCCGGCCGTATTCGCTCCCCCGCGACTTCGACATGTACATGCTCTGCGCCTGCACCGTCGGGTacccgtcgggcgcgatcgaCATGGCCTGCAGGGCTGCGCTCAAccccgcacgcgtcgcgaggcTGGTCAAGGCTGGCGAGGAGCTCACCGTGGATGAGCTGCTGGACAAGATTCAGTTACTCGACAAGGTATCCGAGCTGGATGAGGCAAAGATGAAGGACTGGACGTCCAAgctgcccgcgcgcgtgaagctggagaaggcgctcaagaaggaggccaacggcggcgaggaggaggccccagcgaagaagaagaagtgA